Genomic segment of Eupeodes corollae chromosome 2, idEupCoro1.1, whole genome shotgun sequence:
TTCacaaaaggaataaataataaggTGGTCAGAAGAAAGGTAGGCATTTACGCAATTATTCTTTTgaagttaattaaatttagcTTAATTGTCTTTCCATAAATAATTTATCATTTGCTTTtgacaagtttacaaaatatctaaatttataaaagtgctGAATCTGACGTGAATACTTTTAGTTTAGATTTTTCATCTATTGGTAAATTTCAAAACGCATAATGGAACAGAAAaggatttataattttgatgaattttttctTGCACTATATCAAGTTCCCATAATCAAACGGGAACCCCCAGCATTCCTTATTGAATTGCGTCTTAAACTATCAATAGTTTTTGCTTCGGGATTATTCATTCAAATGTTAAGCTTtttaagtacaattttgaaGTACTATTTCCATGATCTGGATTTGAAACTTAACGAATTATCTGAGTGTTTGGCAGTTTTTGTTGGAATTTGGATTGTGATTTACAGAGAATTCACATTTATCATGAAGAAAACAAGAATTCGAAACTTCTTAAAAACACTCGAAGTAATTTTTCCGAAAAACTACAAAGACCAACAGACCTATCGTTTGGATAATTATGCCAAAGAAATcatgggaaaaaataaaaccataaggCTGGCAATTTTAAATGCAACTTTATTCATACTTTTGATACCAATTTGCAAATCGATTTTCTTCTGGGTTGTTTCCGAGGACAACAATTATCAgtttttgtatccttttgtCGTGTGGAATCCTTTTGGCACCTCCAGTTATCTTGGTTACGCTGTGGTCTATTGTTTTCAGGCCGCAACTATTTTTGGGGGATCTTACAGTTGGTTAAAGGAGGATATCATAATTGCAACGTCTACAGCTCAATTATGCATGCATTATAGGTACCTGGGTGAGGAGTTGAGTAAGCTTGATGCTCGACAAGGCGAGAGAACTAATCGGCAGTTGGCCAGGCTTGTTCGATTTCAATACAATTTAGACAGGTAAGttgaaagaacttttaaatatgTGTTCTTTTATTGTTAATCAATACTTTCCACAGTATTTGCAACGAAATGAACGAAATCTACAGCTTCAGTAATTTTATGACCTTTGCCTTTACGAATATTTGTGGttgcatgtttttgttttcgttggCTAATTCGAATGACTTATTTAAGACTCCAGTATTTGTGGTGGATATTTTCGCACTCATGATGTCGGTTTATTTGAGATGTTCCATGGGGATAAAACTGTTCGATGCTGTAAGtctaaaatatttgataaaagtgttgattttgttttaacaaatttctGTGCTAGAGTTCAAATTTGCTTTATTCCATTTATGACCATAATTGGTATGAAGGCACACCCAAGTACAGAAAGATGGTATTGATTATGATGATAAAGGCTAATAGACCACAAACCTTGCAAGCATTCAAAATGAAGACGGTATCAATGGAATATTTTAAAGAGGTAGGTATAAGTGTCAGGGTTGTAAGAGAATTCAGTCTGTTGGAAAAGCATTACTCAGAAAATAatcattttctttatttcaatacTAGAAGCATAATGTCTTCATTTaatattcataatatttttttaaggagctTTCCAATACTAAAGGGAATGTAGGTATGGTATTGgtgtaaaataataaagataaataataaaaatgttatgaatcgtaaataatttaaaatgaatgataAACGTAAACATTCAATTATCagtctcaaaatttaaataacgaaTATTGACTTCCAACAAGATTGCATTTTGTATACAACTTTgatatgaatttaaaacaatataaagtaAGATACGAttctattgaattttgtttaattttttccagATCATCGTTTCAACTTACGAAATTTTCATGTTTCTCTATAATGTaactaaataaacaaacacaccATTTTAAGTAATTGTTTGATATTCTCTAAAACCAATATCTATGCCTCATAGATTTTCAATgaacaataacaaataaaaacacaagcACTAACTGGTTTGTAAATGTACTCAATTGATTtcttctatttaaaaaactaaagaacaTTTAGGTGCATTAAATTTGAATTcgtcaataataaaaattctagacaataaattttgatttaaagggAAGTGAAAAAATTGGAAATGATAAGCCATTCTTAAAATCTTCAACATTGGTTAACAATCAATTCAATCTTAAAAGCTAAAAGCCTAAAAATTCTTTGATAAAAGTAGATACTTACTTGAAGAGTCTTCACTGTTTCTCTCGATTTTCAAAAGATAACACTgtttaagtatttatattttttaaagccagACATTCTATTAGTATTTGGGTCATTGGTTATGGAATGTGTGACATGGCCCGGCACCATGCATGAACTATAggtattttaaatgtatgtcTTCAATTTTAGGAAAACAGTTCGACTTTAATGCCCCTCGTTAGTTGAAACATGGTTACCAATGCGAAATTTGTTTACGGGCCATTAATATGATTTATTAGTTATCGAAGCCaccataatgttttttttttttaaatcgttatcCAACATAAGCTGTTCTAAGGCCAATACGAGTGTAATTATTTTCAGCACTTAATTAATGGTTTAATTATATTTACTGAAATactgtttagttttttaaaatcccCAATTCAAACCTAAGTTTTGAGATTTCTAGGAAGATCGTTGCCATAGTGAAAATCAGACCAACAAAATATGTCTTAAGTCTCAGCCTCTAATCGCAATCTGaagttttaaactactttcttaAGACAAATATTGATCAAAAATAGTCCAGTAAAATAAGGGTTTGTAAATTACGGTCGCTGGCTACCAAGTCACAGGGGTGGACTATAGGAATGAAGACGCCGGTAACAAGATGGTAATGCCTTGAAACCTGTGTCACAACCAGGAAACTATGGGCCAATTTCGACAAAGCAATAAACCTTTTAATTGCGAACctagacaaaaaaaacttacgcCAGCTTGCGAGAAAAACAGGTCAAAACTTTCTGGGTTACCCAAAAAGCAAAAGAATGCACCTGGCGAAAGGTCACAACGTGAATCGGGGGATGTAGTGATGACGAAGAACTTATCATGCCACTCCCCTACACTAGAAATAAATTCTAAGGCTTAACTTGAAGATATTCCAAGAAGCAGCCTATTATGCTTTACCAAGCTTCTAAATGTCTAGAATAAGACAACCCAATAATACTCTCAAAAGTAAGTTCACATTTGTTTATCTTATTACGCGAAAGTAACTATTCTGAGGGGCGCGGGGGTATGTCAGTCGGTAGTCTGGCTCTTGGGAATTTAGTCGCTATGGAGCGTTTCTCTGGTGCAGACCGTGCGTTGTGCGTACGTGAGTTTTACAAAAACGATAATTCGGCGACTATAGCGCGTAGAAAATTCTGCAGAATTCGACATATTCGTCACTTAAATGATGCGTCTAGCACTCGACTCATTTCAAAATGGGTTAAGAAGTTTGAAGAGACTGGGTAAACTCTGGAGAAACCAAAATCTGGTCGGCCAGAACAGTCGAAAACGTGGACAGTGTTACTCAGTCTATTCGAGATGATCCAAACCTCTCGATTCGGAAGCGTGCTGTTGCTTTAAATGTGCACAAAGTTGCACCCGTACAAAATTCAGTTAGTGCCAAAACTGAAGCCTCAAGATGCTGGTCAGAGGCTTGCCTTTGTAAATCAGATGATTGAGCGCTTTACAACGTTCACATCTTGTTTTCCGATGAATCCCATTTTCACCTGAATGGgcatgtaaacaagcaaaattgtcgttaCTGAAGTGCAAccaacccaaaacaaaaacatcagaaACCGCTACATTCAACCAAAGTCACCGTATGGGCAGCGATGTCGGCGCGAGGAATTGTCTTcctttttgaagatttaagGGGACGCACACTGACAGTGAATTCAGAGCGTTATGTGGAGATGTTAGACGAGTTTTTCGTACCCCAACTGCAAAACTATCCTGGTTACAACCAAAGAACATGGTTCCAGCAGGATGGAGCAACTTCACATACGTCCAACAGATCTCTGCCTCGAGTTCGAGAAATTTTTCCGAACAAATTAATCTCCAGGCCAGGTGACATAAATTGGCCTCCACGGAGTCCCGATTTAACGAATATGGATTTCAATCAAAAGTTAACGCTAATAAACCGACTTCCCTGGCACAATTAAAAGACTACCTGCCGAGCTGTCATAGGCAATTTTAGTGCCCGACTAAATGAATGCCGAGAGCGCAACGGTTTATATTTGgacaatgttatttaaaaaagataaattccCAAACAGTGTACtacttcaatataaaataaacattttttcaataaagctaagacttcttctaaaaaaagttttaaatgtgAACTTTCTTTTGAGACACCTTGTACCATAGATTTATTCATTCTTTTAAGTAAGTTCAATACTTCAGGGTATCACAGTGGATCCTTATTTATCTAAGTATGGCCATAACGTCATCAATAGCTTATctattaacctaacctaacataacATAACCTAAAATAGACAATAgtgttttaataaatgttaacgTTAGttggaatatttttcaaaaatatatttatttggtataacgttacaatgtgtaatttaaattttaattcaagtctctagcgttattagttcgtgagatgtttgaagttaaccaaaatttagaCCTTTCTTTGAATTGGTAAAACCCACCCAAGGAATTTGTTTGAgagaagtcaatatctctactggtttttgagccatggacgacgaaaaaaacgtcgtgaacgtacgaacATACGAAAGTACAGACGaaagtacacacgcacgcacagacatctctctaaaaatcttttatttcgactcaagggaccttggaacgtcgagaaatgtcaaaattttcaatatgacacatcggaccgattataataacttcctgtggaaagttaaaaatttaaacaaaaatttgtttgacttaaaaGAGTAAATTGAGATAATGATcattttacaactttttgttaattttacccaatattgaaataaaagttaaaattgtaaatgtccaaaatttgtattaaaatctaTAACATCACTGGCTATTgtcattcttcttcttcttttttctgtagatatttttcgtttttgattggGGCACCAATGCTTGCCGTTAGAGGTGTCTGTCTAACTGGGTACTGGGGATTCTATTCTTGTTTTCCAGCTTTATCTCAAAGGCATACAATACGAATATCCAATGCAGTGCTACAGAGGGTAACTACACGAGTATATGATGCATCTATAAGTCTGCAATCGGGTCACGTCACTGAATGTCTagattttgtgttttcattttttttacggTACGTTGGTATATTACCACGACTCACATATGATATTAGGAAGAAGAAATATATAGATGCAGATTTATCTAGAAAACAGAAAACTATGTTAGAAGTTCTAGATGATATAAGCACATATGTATCTAGACTAGAATGTTAGTTTGAAGCCCACGTGCATAAGATTTAACCCATGATAATTTCATattcaaagtttggaaaatatCGTGAAGGTATGAGACAAGAGCATTGTGTACCCTTTTATCTATTGGCCACGTTTGTAGGTTGAAGTGCACCACCAAAAGGTACTTATACACATCGTACTGAACCCCCGCATATATGCATTTATGTAGCTAGAAGAATAGATAAAGTTTGGAATTTCTCACTTAAAGAGGCGATACTGAGGTGATATGAGCTTTTGAGGTGATGCGCGTTGGTTGGCTTTGAGTTTTGGGTCTTCATCGTTGGAGATCTTTGTATAGAAATGTCACCTCGTACAATGCATTCTCGTGCATCCATACCTAACTACACTTCGGGTATTGTGATGTGGAGAAAACACTATTCATTGCCTAGGCTACAGGAAGTTAGAGTGAATTTGTTGGGTATCCTAATAAATCTAACAAGATGATGATTCTCGGAAAATGAGCAATAAATTCCAAAACCAGACACTGCAATCTGGGTGCTTGATTCTTTTTGTCAAACTGCAGCATTCCTTAATGTGATGACCACGTATGCTCTTGATGGTATGCGTGTCACTTTGTTTCTTGTTGGGTGGTAGAGAGGAAGTTGTATATTTAGAGCTGACATCAAAAAGTATAGTAGACTAAGTActaatgaattttttaattaatgttagACGAAAGAAGGTGAACTTTACTTTATTTCCACTTGAAGTCTTGTTccaatggaactatctcttctttTATAGATATAAGCCTATGAACGATGATTATTCAGGTAGAAAGTGTTTTAGTAGTTCAAGATCGGAAaatcccatattttaaaagttcccttcatttaaatgatattttcatGTCTTTAAGGTGTGGTGGGAATTTTCTTGATCAGACGTTTTAAATATCGTATACATTTTAACCTCAAGCGGATAAACtagaactttgtttttcttctgaAGACTCTTTCAATATGTTAGAGTTACAGCCTTgaataacaactaaaatatgtCGAGAACAATATTATCTaagttatgttttatatttattgcagtataaaagaaaaataagactATCAGTATCAAGACTTCATTTTCAATTGATTGACAAAGAGATAGCCATTAGCAAGCTATCCGCAATCCACAATCCGCGCAAAGACTTTTTCacataagaaacaaaaagataatttattcaacttgaacaaaaagaaacaactcCAATCTACCAAAGAATTGATTTCATGTAATTAAGTCAGCTAGCTGAATTCCAACAACCAACATTCACcatagaacaacaacaaaaataacaaaaacaaaaaagaactgatAATCacgactttttgttttaaaagtatcTCTAAAGGTGACTGTGTAATTCGTGGCTTGTAACACTCTACATTAAAAGTCGGAGTTAGTTCGGGGAACGACCGACGACAGATTACAGCATAAGACCAAGTTAACATTTTTGGTATAATGTTGGTAGATTAAATTTGCATTAGCCGTAAGTTGGGTGATCACAACAAAAATAGCGGGGTAGTGTTAAATTATTTGCTCACGATTGTAAGAGATGTTGCTTGGAGGGTTTAAAGTATCTACGTA
This window contains:
- the LOC129946982 gene encoding odorant receptor 85c-like, whose amino-acid sequence is MEQKRIYNFDEFFLALYQVPIIKREPPAFLIELRLKLSIVFASGLFIQMLSFLSTILKYYFHDLDLKLNELSECLAVFVGIWIVIYREFTFIMKKTRIRNFLKTLEVIFPKNYKDQQTYRLDNYAKEIMGKNKTIRLAILNATLFILLIPICKSIFFWVVSEDNNYQFLYPFVVWNPFGTSSYLGYAVVYCFQAATIFGGSYSWLKEDIIIATSTAQLCMHYRYLGEELSKLDARQGERTNRQLARLVRFQYNLDSICNEMNEIYSFSNFMTFAFTNICGCMFLFSLANSNDLFKTPVFVVDIFALMMSVYLRCSMGIKLFDASSNLLYSIYDHNWYEGTPKYRKMVLIMMIKANRPQTLQAFKMKTVSMEYFKEIIVSTYEIFMFLYNVTK